ATGTCTGCAACCCTAAACCCAAAGTATACATTTGATTCTTTTGTAATTGGTAATAGTAATAGGTTTGCTCATGCTGCGTCACTTGCTGTAGCTGAATCACCTGCGAAAGCCTATAACCCCCTATTTATTTATGGTGGAGTTGGTCTTGGAAAAACACATTTAATGCATGCTATTGGTCATTATATATTATCAAACAACCCAAAATCTAAGGTTGTTTACGTTTCTTCGGAAAAATTTACAAATGAACTTATTAATTCTATTAAGGATGACAAAAACGTAGAATTTAGAAACAAGTATAGAAATGTAGATGTACTTCTAATTGATGATATTCAATTTATTGCAGGTAAAGAACGTACACAGGAAGAATTTTTCCATACATTTAATGATCTTCATGAAGCAAATAAACAAATTATTTTATCTAGTGATAGACCTCCAAAGGAGATCCCAACTCTAGAAGATAGATTGCGTTCTAGATTTGAATGGGGACTTATAGCTGATATACAGCCACCAGATTTTGAAACCAGAATTGCTATTTTAAAGAAGAAAGCAGATGTAGAAAATTTAAATATTCCAAATGAAGTAATGGTTTATATTGCCACTAAAATAAAATCTAACATACGAGAATTAGAAGGTGCTCTTATTAGAATAGTAGCTTTTTCCTCTCTAACTAATAAAGAGATTGGAATAGATTTGGCGTCAGAAGCACTTAAAGATATTATTTCTAGTAGAAATTCAAAACAGGTAACTATCGAACTAATACAAGATATAGTTTCTAGCTATTTTAATTTAAAAGTTGAGGATTTCAAATCTTCAAGGCGTACAAGAAACATAACCTTCCCAAGACAAATCGCAATGTATTTGTGCAGAAAGCTTACAGATATGTCACTGCCTAAAATAGGTGAAGAATTTGGCGGTCGCGACCATACAACTGTAATTCACGCCTGTGAGAAAATATCCAAAGGCCTTAAAGAAGATGAAAATCTGCAAGATAACGTAGCAGAATTAACTAAAAAGATAAGTCAAAAATAGTATAATACTTTACTAACAGGTGTTAATACTATTTATATATAATGCTGTGTATAAAATAATACATAAAACACAGCTGTGGGTATTGTGGATAACTATGATTTTTTTTTGCATACTTATCCACAAACAGTTTTACCTAGCTTTGTTCAGGTCAGAAGGCTAAGATAGGTTTCTAACATATCAACAGCCCCTACTACTATTACTACTATTTTTAGATTATTATCTTACCTATCTTTAATAAATTTCCCATGTGGATAAGGAGGTCTTTTTTTTATGAAATTTATATGTGAAAAAAATATATTACAAGAAGCAATATCAAATGTTCAAAAGGCTATTACTGGAAAATCAACTATGCCTGTACTACAAGGTATATTAATAGTTGCCAGTAATAGACAAGTCACTCTTATAGGATCTGATATTGACTTAAGCATTGAAGCTAGAATTACTGCAGACGTTATAGAGGACGGAACTGTAGTTTTAGATTCAAAGCTCTTTGGTGAAATAATAAGAAAGCTGCCTAATAGTACAATTGAGATAACAACAGACGATAATAATGCTATTAAAATAGTTTGCCAAAAATCCTATGCCACTATAATACATATGAACGGTGGGGACTATCCGAGTTTACCTAACATAATCGAAAATATGATTTTCTCAATATCTCAAAGGGTTCTTAAAAACATGATGAGGGGCACTATTTTCGCAGTTGCTCAGGATGAAACTAGACCAATACTTACTGGCGTCCTATTTGAAATAAAAGATAAAAAGCTTAATCTTGTAGCTCTAGACGGTTATAGAGTTGCATTTAGAAGTGAACCAGTAGATAACGATTCGAACATTACTGCAGTAATCCCAGGTAAAACCCTAAGTGAAGTATCAAAAATATTAGAGGAAACAGATGAGCCGGTTAATATAACCTTCACACCAAACCATATACTATTTAATATTGGTAAAACAAAGGTTATATCAAGATTACTAGAAGGTGAATTCATAAAATATAGTTCAATAATACCAGAAGAATATAACTTGAAAATAACAGCTAAAAGATCTGAATTATTAAACTGTATAGAAAGAGCTTCTCTTATGGCAAAAGAGGGAAATACCAATTTAGTTAAATTTAACATTGAAGAAGATAACATGATAATTACCTCCAATTCTCAATTGGGAAAGTCTAGAGAGGAAATTAATATAATTTTGCAAGGTGAGCCTCTTCAAATTGCATTTAACTCAAAATATCTAATAGAACTCCTTAAAATAATGGAAGAGGAAGAAATTCTTATGGAATTTTCTAGTGGTGTTAATCCTTGTGTGGTAAGAAACAAAGAAAAAAATAATTGTACCTACATGGTATTGCCAGTAAGAATAAGAGCGACAAATAATTAACAAAGACATATTTATAATAATATTTGAGAAAAGAAGGTTTTAAAATGAATGAAATAAAAATTGAAACAGATATAATAAAATTAGATTCTTTTCTTAAATGGGCTGGAATAGCTTGTTTAGGAACAGAAGCAAAATATTATATTAAAAACCAAGATATTAAAGTAAATGGTGAAATAGAAACTCAGAGAG
This DNA window, taken from Clostridium estertheticum, encodes the following:
- a CDS encoding RNA-binding S4 domain-containing protein encodes the protein MNEIKIETDIIKLDSFLKWAGIACLGTEAKYYIKNQDIKVNGEIETQRGKKLTKGDLVEFNNEVYKIV
- the dnaN gene encoding DNA polymerase III subunit beta, producing MKFICEKNILQEAISNVQKAITGKSTMPVLQGILIVASNRQVTLIGSDIDLSIEARITADVIEDGTVVLDSKLFGEIIRKLPNSTIEITTDDNNAIKIVCQKSYATIIHMNGGDYPSLPNIIENMIFSISQRVLKNMMRGTIFAVAQDETRPILTGVLFEIKDKKLNLVALDGYRVAFRSEPVDNDSNITAVIPGKTLSEVSKILEETDEPVNITFTPNHILFNIGKTKVISRLLEGEFIKYSSIIPEEYNLKITAKRSELLNCIERASLMAKEGNTNLVKFNIEEDNMIITSNSQLGKSREEINIILQGEPLQIAFNSKYLIELLKIMEEEEILMEFSSGVNPCVVRNKEKNNCTYMVLPVRIRATNN
- the dnaA gene encoding chromosomal replication initiator protein DnaA, yielding MSATLNPKYTFDSFVIGNSNRFAHAASLAVAESPAKAYNPLFIYGGVGLGKTHLMHAIGHYILSNNPKSKVVYVSSEKFTNELINSIKDDKNVEFRNKYRNVDVLLIDDIQFIAGKERTQEEFFHTFNDLHEANKQIILSSDRPPKEIPTLEDRLRSRFEWGLIADIQPPDFETRIAILKKKADVENLNIPNEVMVYIATKIKSNIRELEGALIRIVAFSSLTNKEIGIDLASEALKDIISSRNSKQVTIELIQDIVSSYFNLKVEDFKSSRRTRNITFPRQIAMYLCRKLTDMSLPKIGEEFGGRDHTTVIHACEKISKGLKEDENLQDNVAELTKKISQK